In one Lycium barbarum isolate Lr01 chromosome 7, ASM1917538v2, whole genome shotgun sequence genomic region, the following are encoded:
- the LOC132604103 gene encoding uncharacterized protein LOC132604103, translating into MITSGNLFHKTHYEILRVKEDANLEEVRKAYRSALLCFHPDKQQNASETSNSECLTENKFLEIQRAWETVGNPRSRALYDAELLTLRQDATIAEDVSLEDLTVQDSGDIIELSYPCRCGDYYFIDSFELVDTGCSISRDGDAVSLLTPKSLPASIVLPCGSCSLKVLLLINGDSRLQNEVHL; encoded by the coding sequence ATGATTACAAGCGGCAACTTATTTCATAAAACCCACTATGAGATTCTACGTGTGAAGGAAGATGCAAATTTGGAAGAAGTCCGTAAAGCCTACCGGTCAGCCTTACTTTGTTTTCATCCAGACAAACAGCAAAATGCATCAGAAACATCCAATTCTGAGTGTCTGACAGAAAACAAATTTTTGGAGATACAGAGAGCCTGGGAAACCGTTGGCAACCCGAGGTCACGTGCACTTTATGACGCTGAATTGCTAACTTTGAGACAGGATGCAACAATTGCTGAAGATGTCAGCTTAGAGGACCTTACAGTTCAGGATTCTGGTGATATTATAGAGCTTTCTTATCCTTGTAGATGTGGTGACTACTACTTTATTGATTCTTTCGAATTGGTAGACACGGGTTGTTCAATATCAAGAGATGGGGATGCGGTATCTCTGCTAACGCCTAAATCACTGCCAGCATCTATTGTGCTTCCTTGTGGATCTTGCTCACTTAAAGTTCTGCTACTGATTAATGGTGATAGTAGGCTTCAAAACGAGGTTCACTTGTAA
- the LOC132601875 gene encoding uncharacterized protein LOC132601875: protein MMIERFNGRFPGYIGQANERLSFSHVDDVVEGHIAAMDKGKPGERYLLTGENASVKEVFDIAAMITHTKRPSFGIPLLIIEVYGWISVIFSKITGKLPLISPPTVCVLRHQWAYSCDKAKAELKYIYIYMEKRKKKKGAN, encoded by the exons ATG atgATTGAACGCTTTAATGGGCGTTTTCCTGGTTACATTGGCCAAGCAAATGAGAGGCTTTCATTTAGCCATGTTGATGATGTGGTTGAGGGGCATATTGCAGCTATGGACAAAGGCAAACCAGGTGAAAGATATCTTCTTACTGGGGAGAATGCGTCAGTTAAAGAAGTTTTCGACATAGCTGCTATGATCACTCACACAAAGAGGCCTTCATTTGGGATTCCCCTACTTATTATTGAAGTTTATGGCTGGATATCAGTTATTTTCTCCAAAATAACTGGAAAGCTTCCTCTAATCAGTCCTCCG ACTGTTTGTGTGCTTAGACATCAGTGGGCTTACTCTTGTGACAAGGCAAAGGCAGaactgaaatatatatatatatatat ggaaaaaagaaagaaaaaaaaaggagcgAATTAA